CACGCTTTCTAGATCATCCAGTGCCGAAATCATCAGCACTGGCAGCTCGGCCAGAGTGGGGTCGGCCTTGAGCTTTTGGAGAACCTCGAAGCCGGTCAGCCCCGGCATCATCACATCGAGGAATAACAGATCAAATGGTTCCTGCGCTAAGAGCGTCAAGGCTTCTTGGCCAGAAGCGACACAGATCACATCATGTCCCAGACGACTGAGGCGGCGTTGTAAGACATCGCGATTGATCTCATTATCATCAGCTACCAACAGGCGTCCGCCAGCGATCGCCGGCTGGAGCGAGTCTGCTTGGCGATAGCGAAGAACGGCCTCGGCCATCTCGACCTCCACCGCTGACAGCGCAACCGTTGCCGGCTGTGCGGGCTGATCCCAAGCGGCCATTGCTTCAAGTTGCGCCAGTAACCGCTCGCCCGCCGCCCGAATCCGATTGAGATCCGTCTGACTCTCGGCCAGTTCTGGTGGGGCTTCCTCCAGCAGCAGTTCTACATAGCCGCAGACCGTATTGACCGGTGTGCGCAGCGCATAGCGCAGACGGGATTGGTAGTCGTCCAGACTGAGGGCGCGATCGCTGCTCTGAGGATCGAGAATCTCGTTGACGAGCCGCAGGAGGTCCTGCCCCGCCGCTTCAATCCGCTCTAAATCCGCCGCGATCGCAGTACCCGCCCA
The sequence above is a segment of the Synechococcus elongatus PCC 11801 genome. Coding sequences within it:
- a CDS encoding response regulator translates to MSESLESLALLAHWRHELRTPINAILGYSQLLIEDWAGTAIAADLERIEAAGQDLLRLVNEILDPQSSDRALSLDDYQSRLRYALRTPVNTVCGYVELLLEEAPPELAESQTDLNRIRAAGERLLAQLEAMAAWDQPAQPATVALSAVEVEMAEAVLRYRQADSLQPAIAGGRLLVADDNEINRDVLQRRLSRLGHDVICVASGQEALTLLAQEPFDLLFLDVMMPGLTGFEVLQKLKADPTLAELPVLMISALDDLESVIRCLRLGATDYLTKPFEPTLLQTRLETCLERKRLRDRELDYLRNVAIVTDAAVAVEAGDYDRDRLQTVAERNDALGQLARMFRQMTRSVEQRETQLKQTIQRLELQIDTATVKTQVQEITESDYFRNLESRARQIRRDRGYRSTPRDRHD